The DNA segment ACCTCGAGGCGCACACCTGATCACCGCCGGGCAGTCGCGGCGATGCTGCCGAGCAGCTTGAGCGCATCTGCGCTCGGGCTGGCCGGTTCGGCGTCATAGACCACCAGCTCCTGGCCGGGCGTAGACCGTACGTCGAACGTCTGCATGGTCAGTTCGAGCACACCGATGTCGGGATGACGGAATGCCTTGCTGGTGAGCGACTTTCCGCGCGCGTCATGGCGCTCCCAGAGCGCGCGGAACTCGGCGCTTCCGGTGAGCAGCTCGGCCAGCACCGCCTGCACGCGCGGATCCGCCGGTGCGGCAGTGTAGTTCAGCCGGAACCCGGCGACCGAGTTCTCGGCGATGTCCTGCCAGTCGACGTAGAAGTCGCGGGCTCGCGGTTCGGTGAACACCAGCAGCATGAGGTTGCGGCCGGCTCCGAAATCGCCGAACAGCGCATCGGCCAGCGGGTTCGCGGCCAGCACGTCGTAGGCCCGGTTGTAGACCAGGGCCGGGTTCTCCGGCCAGGACGCCATCAGCCTCAGCAGCGCCGGATCGACCCGGTCGGGTGTCCGCGGGGACTCCAGCCGCGGCGCCAGGCCCGCCAGCCGGAAGAGATGCCGGTGGCCGTCGTGGTCCAGGCGCAGCGCCGCGGCAAGCGCATCGAGGACCGGCGCCGACGGGGACCGTTCGCGGCCCTGCTCCAGCCGCACGTAGTAGTCCACGCTCAGCCCGGCCAGCCACGCGACCTCTTCGCGGCGTAGACCGGGCACCCGCCGCACACCCGTCGACACCAGTCCCGTGTCTTCGGGCCGCACGTGGGCGCGCCGGCTACGCAGATAGTCGCCGAGTTCGGACATGACTCAACGATAGGTACGCAAGGCGGCAGCAGCCTGGGTGTGGCGCACCCAGTCTCACCGCGTCCTGGTAGTGCCCGCGCCGCCGCACCATGGTGGACGGCATGACTGATTCGAAGATCATCCTCATCACCGGGGCGAGCAGCGGGATCGGCGCCGCTGCCGCCATCCACCTCGCCCGCGCCGGCCATCACGTCGTCGCCGGCGCCCGCCGCGAAGACCGGCTGCGCGAACTCGCCGACAGCGCAACGGGTCTGGAACACGGCAGCCTGTCCGTGCGCCGGCTCGACGTCACCGACCGCGCCGACATGGCCGCCTTCGTCGACGCCGCAGCCGCCGCGCACGGCCGCATCGACGTCATCGTCAACAACGCCGGCGTCATGCCGCTGTCCCGCCTCGACGCGCTGCTAATCGACCAGTGGGACGCGATGATCGACGTCAACGTGCGCGGCCTGCTCAACGGCATCGCCGCGGCGCTGCCGCACTTCCAACGGCTCGGCGGCGGGCACTTCGTCACCGTGGCGTCGATCGGCGCACACGAAGTGGTGCCGACGTCCGCGGTGTACAGCGCCACCAAGTACGCCGCGTGGGCGATCACCGAAGGCCTGCGCCAGGAGTCTGACCCGTCGATCAGGGTCACCACGGTGTCGCCCGGGGTGGTGGAGTCCGAACTCGCCGAATCCATCACCGACACCCACGCCGCGGCGGCAATGCGGGAGTACCGGGCGGCCGCGATCCCGCCGGAGGCGATCGCCCGCGCCATCGCCTACGCGATCGACGAACCCGAGGGTGTGGACGTCAACGAGGTGATCGTGCGGCCCGCTCGCCAGCGCTGATCCGCAACGGCGTTTATGCCACCTACCGATCAATTGCTGCCATCGGAAATCAAAAGCTTGACCGGTTCCGTTCTAACCAGCAGATTGACCAACCGGAGCTCATCCCCCCGAACGCGAGGGGCGCCCATCCCCCCGGGCGCCCCTCGCCCATATCACTCGACGGCGTCGATCAGCCCCCATCTCAGTGCGGTGGGCGGATCGATCGTCCGACCGGACAGCACCAGGAACATCGTGCGCCACCGCCCGATGCGGCGGGTGACGCTG comes from the Mycolicibacterium litorale genome and includes:
- a CDS encoding helix-turn-helix transcriptional regulator translates to MSELGDYLRSRRAHVRPEDTGLVSTGVRRVPGLRREEVAWLAGLSVDYYVRLEQGRERSPSAPVLDALAAALRLDHDGHRHLFRLAGLAPRLESPRTPDRVDPALLRLMASWPENPALVYNRAYDVLAANPLADALFGDFGAGRNLMLLVFTEPRARDFYVDWQDIAENSVAGFRLNYTAAPADPRVQAVLAELLTGSAEFRALWERHDARGKSLTSKAFRHPDIGVLELTMQTFDVRSTPGQELVVYDAEPASPSADALKLLGSIAATARR
- a CDS encoding SDR family oxidoreductase; amino-acid sequence: MTDSKIILITGASSGIGAAAAIHLARAGHHVVAGARREDRLRELADSATGLEHGSLSVRRLDVTDRADMAAFVDAAAAAHGRIDVIVNNAGVMPLSRLDALLIDQWDAMIDVNVRGLLNGIAAALPHFQRLGGGHFVTVASIGAHEVVPTSAVYSATKYAAWAITEGLRQESDPSIRVTTVSPGVVESELAESITDTHAAAAMREYRAAAIPPEAIARAIAYAIDEPEGVDVNEVIVRPARQR